The sequence GACGACAATGGCCATCATCTACACGACCACATACAAGTCACCGCTCGGCAAGCTCGAGCTCGAGAGTGACGGCAGGTCCCTGACGCGGGTGCGCCTCCCGGGCGAGCCGAAGCTGCCACCGCACGGCGCCGGCGCCGGCGCCGACATCCAGTTCGTGCGCGACCCGAAGCCGTTCGCCGCCATCATCGCGCAGCTCGACGAGTACTTCGCGGGCACGCGGCGCAGGTTCGACCTGCCGCTGGCCCCGCGCGGCACGCCGTTCCAGCTGAAGGTGTGGCGCGAGCTGCGGAAGATTCCCTACGGGAAGACGATCACCTACGCCGTGCTGGCCCATCGCGCCGGCAACGATGCGGCCTGCCGCGCCGTGGGCGCCGCGAACGGGCGCAATCCGCTGCCCATCGTGGTGCCCTGCCATCGCGTGATCGGCAGCGATGGCTCGCTGACCGGGTTCGGGGGCGGCATCGCCGCCAAGCGCAGGCTGCTGGAGCTGGAGGGCGCGGACCTCGGCTGAGGCGGCGGCCCCTCAGCGGCATGAGCCTCATCCCCCCGCCGGCGGCTCCTCGCCCTCGGCGTGCTCGGTCTTCGCCGTGGTCACGCCGTACTGCGCCGCCCAGTCGGCGGTGTGCACGCGGTACCAGGTGCCGCCCGGCACGCGCAGCACCTGGCCCGGGATCATGGTGGCCACCTGCGGGGCGCCGTTCACGAGCAGCGTGATCTCGGCGCGCCCCGACAGCTGGTGCATGAGGGCGTCGCCGCCCGTGTGCCGCGTCCAGGGGCCGGTGCCCTTGAAGTGGCCTATCCACAGCTGGCCCTCGTTGAACGGCGACGGGATCCAGAATTGCGACTTGCCGTCGTCGCTGGTCCAGTCGGGCGGGCTCTTGAGGGTCTCGACCAGGTCAAGCGCGCGCACAGTCGCTCCTTCGGCCGGTTCAGTCGTTCACGGGCTGCCGGCCCAGTGTGGCCCGCAGCACGAAGTAGCCCAGCACGCCCGAGATCAGCGTGCCGAGCAGGATGCCGATCCGCTCGAGGCCGAGATATGCCGCATCGCCGCCCTGCTCAAAGGCCAGCGAGGCGATGAACAGGCTCATCGTGAAGCCGATGCCGCACAGCAGCGCCACGCCGTAGAGCTGGCGCCAGTTCACGCCGTCGGGCAGCGTGGCCAGGCGTAACCGCGTCGCCAGCCAGCACAGCGCCATGATCCCGGCCTGCTTGCCCAGGAACAGGCCGCTCACGATGCCCAGCGGCACCGGGTGCAGCGCATCGGCCGGCGAAAGCCCGGCCAGCGAGACGCCCGCGTTGGCGAACGCGAAGATCGGCAGCACGCCGAAGGCCACCCACGGATGCAGCGAGTGCTCGAGGTCGCGCAGCAGCGATGCGTGCGGCTTCGGCCGCAGCGGGATGAACATGGCCACCACGACACCCGTCAGGGTCGCATGCACGCCCGACTTCAGCACCGCCACCCACAGGGGGATGCCGACCAGGATGTAGGCGGCAGGGCGCATCACGCCGCGGCGATGGAGCACGAACAGGACGACGATGAGCGCCGCCGCAATCAGCAGCGATGTCATCGAGAGTTTCGCGGTGTAGAACAGCGCGATCACGATGATGGCGCCCAGGTCGTCGAAGATGGCGACGCTCAGCAGGAAGGCCTTCAGCGCCGTCGGCACGCGCGGGCCCAGGAGCGACAGCACGCCGAGGGCGAACGCGATGTCCGTCGCCGTCGGGATGGCCCAGCCCCTCAGGGCGCCGGGGTCGCCGCGGTTGAAGGCGACGTAGATGAGCGCAGGCGCCGCCATGCCGCCGATGGCGGCGAAGGCGGGCAGGCTCGCCCGCCGCAGGCTCGACAGGTGGCCCTCGACGATCTCGCGCTTCAGCTCCATGCCGACCAGGAAGAAGAACACGGCCATCAGGCCGTCGTTGATCCACAGCAGCAGGGGCTTGCCGACGCCGAAGTCGCCGAGCTTCACGACGAATGGCAGCTCGAGCAGGCGATTGTACCAGGGCGCGAGCGGGGAATTGGCGATGATCATGGCCAGGACGGCGGCGGCCATGAGCACCATGCCGCCGGCCGCTTCCAGGCGCAGGAAGTCGCGGAGCGGCTTCAGCAGCCCGCCGTCGGCGGATGCGTCTTGTTTCGGCACGGACATGTGTCGATCTCCAGGGAAGCGGCGTGAAGGAGCGGCCGGGCCCGCTCAGGCGACGAGCTTCGGGAACCGCTCCGGGTGATTCGTGATCACGGCGTCGACGCCCAGACCGGCGAAGTGTCGCATCGCGGCCGGCTCGTCCACCGTCCACACGTGCACCATCTTGTCGGCCGCCGCCGCGAACTCGCAGAAGGCCGCATCGACCAGCGACTGCTCGACGCTGAGCACGTCGACCTTCGCGCTGAACGACCAGCCCGGCAGTTCACCACTCCCGAAAATATAGCCGGCCACCTGGGCAGGCGCCCGCTGCTTCAGTTCGTCGATCAGGTCGGCGTCGAAGCTGGTCACGACGCAGTGCGCCGCGAAGTCGTGGAGGGCCACCTGGCGCAGCAGTTCGTCGAGCATGGCCTCGGAGCGGGCGTCGGGCTTCAGTTCCAGGTTCAGCATCAGCCTGCCGCGCGCCAGGTCCAGCACCTGCCCCAGCTCGGGCACGTGCTGGTCGCCCCACTCGGGGCCGAACCACGAGCCGGCGTCGAGGCTCGCCAGCTCGTGCATCGTCAGCGCGGCGACCGGGCCGCTGCCGTTGGTGGTGCGCTCACACGTGGCATCGTGGATCACGGCCAGGCGGCCGTCAGCCGTCAGGCGCAGGTCGATCTCGGCCATGTCGGCGCCCAGCTCGATCGCGCGCTCGAGTGCCCCCAGGGTGTTTTCCGGCGCCTGTCCCGACGCGCCCCTGTGGGCGCAGTTGTTGGTTCGCCCGCCCGGCAGTATCATGGGCCCCGCTTCCGCACGTTCACGGTTGAAACAACGGCCGCAGCGCCTCGGGCGAAGGCGGCCACGGATATCATGGGCGACACGACGCCGGCAAGATACACCTCACGCCCGCTGCCGGACTACCGCCATGTTCCCGGGCGCACCCCGCATCCGACCCGCGATCCGGCAGGCCATTCGTACGGCCGTCCGCCGGCGCCCGTGCCCGACCTCAACCAGGCCGATTGGCGCACCTGCGACGAGTACCTCTACGGCCTGGACCTGTTCAACGCGGGCTACTGGTGGGAGTGCCACGAGGTGCTGGAAAACCTCTGGCATGCCGCCGGGCTGGGGACCATGGCCGGGCACGCGTTGCAGGCCGTCATCCAGTGCGCCGCATCTCATTTGAAGGTCGAATGCGGGCAACCTGTTGGTGCTAAAAGACTTGTGGAGCATGCGGCGGCCCATGCGGAATGGGGCGGTGTCCTCGGTCTGGGGCTCGACCTGCGGGCCCTGGTGGCCGCCACGCGCGGGCACATCGGCACAGACGCACCGCCGGCCCTGCTGATTTTGTCTCCGGATGCGCGCGAATAGGGCGACAATCGCGAAGTTTTGTAGTATTGTCTGGAAAATCCCGTTGGTGCGATAGGTGGTCCCGCCGTTTCCCGCGGCGGACACCGGACCCGGAGCGGCGACCATGCGCGTGAATCGACCCGTGAATTGCCAACTGAAGCGCCTGCGAAGCGCCGCGCTGTGCCTGGCCGTGGGGCTGGCCGCGGCACTCGCCGTGACGCCGGCCGGCGCCAGCAACTATGTGGGCGATGTCATGGACGATTTCACGCTGCTCGACGTCAACGGTGTGCCCGTCTCGCTGTACGACTTCGCCGGCGACATCATCGTGATCAACTTCTTCGCGACCTGGTGCCCGGGCTGCAATGAAGAGGCGCAGAGCCTTGAGCACGACATCTGGCAGGCCTACCGTGAGGACGGCGTGACGGTGCTGTCGATCGACCTGCAGGAACAGCTGGCCGTGGTGCTGCCCTGGATCGCCAGCCAGGGCGTGACCTACCGCGTGCTGATGGCGCCCAACTGGAACGTGTTCTCGCGCTTCCCCTACGCCGGCGGCCTGCCCTACAACGCCATCATCGACCGCGACATGGTGTTGCGCTACGGCCACGTGTTCTACGAGCGCGACATCATCATCGGCATGCTCGACGAGCTGCTCGGGCGCGCGCCCGTGGCCACCGAGACCACTTCCTGGGGCTCGGTGCAGGCACTCTTCCGGTAGCGCATCCGGCCTCCGCTCCCGCCAGCCTGCGCGTGACTATCGGCACCGTTGTGCTACATTTGCGGCGTTCGCGTTCACCTCACCGATCCCCGCGGGAGCCCCATGACCAGCTTCAGCCTGCGTCGCGCCGTGTTCGGCGCCGTCATGCTCACCGGTGTCCTGCTGCTGGGTTGCGGTTGCAGTCGCGACGGCGCCAAGCCGGCCGGCAAGCCGCTGGCCTGGCTCGACGGTCGCGTGGTGCTGCCGGCCGACACGTTTGCCGGCGAAGGCCCGGTGGGTGCCGCGCTCGACACGACCGTCAACGGGCGCCGGCTGCCGCTGGCGCAGGTGCCGGTGCAGGGATTCAGTTCGCTGCTGCGCGACGGCGAGGAACTCATCGCCCTGCAGGACAACGGCCTCGGCACGCTGGCGAACAGCGCCGACAGCCCGCTGCGCTGGTACCGGCTGCGGCCCGATTGGGTCACGGGCGCGGTCACCGTCACCGGGACCGTCGAATTGAGCGACCCCGACCGGCTGCTGCCCTTCCCCCTGGCCGGCGACAAGCGGCTGCACGAGGGCCGCCGCCTGTCCGGCGCCGACCTGGACCCCGAGGCCATGGTGGCGATGGACGACGGCACCTTCTGGATCGCCGACGAGTTCGGACCTTCGCTGGTGCCGGTCGACGCGCGCGGCGTGGTGCTCGACAAGCCGGCGCTGGTGCCCATGCCGGTGGCAATGCGCGCGTTCGCGCGCGGCTCGCCGTACCTGCGCACGCCCGACCATCCCGACTTCCGCGCGCTGCGCAACGACGCCTCGCGGCGCGACCTGGCGAACCTGCCGCGCAGCGGCGGCATCGAGGGGCTGGCGCGCTCGGCCGCCGGCGACAGGCTTTACGCCGTCATCGAGAAGGGCCTGCTCGACGATCCGGACGGCACGCGGCGCCTGCTGCTGGAGTTCGACCCGGCGCGGCGCAACTTCACGGACCAGTGCTGGTTCTACCGCGCCTCGGCGGCGAACGTCTCGCTTTCATCGCTGGACAGCGACGGCACCGGCGGCCTGCTGGTGCTCGAGCGCGACCCGGGCGAAGGGCGCCAGGCGCTCATCAAGCGCGTGTATCGCGTGGTGCCGGGCCAACTGGACGAGACGGGCTACCTGGTCAAGACGCTGGTCTGCGACCTGCTCTCGATCGACGACGAACGCGGCGTTACCGATCACGAGCGCGGCGCGATCGGCCTGGGCCGCAACTTCACGCTGCCCTTCGTCACGCCCGAGTGCGTGCTGCTGCTGGACTCGTCCACCCTGCTCGTCGCCAACGACAACAACTACCCGTTCAGCGCCGGCCGCCGCGCCGGCAAGCCCGACGATAACGAGATCGTGCGACTGCACCTGCTGACACCCCTGCAGACAGCGGGAGCGGCCGCTGTCGCGACCGCTCCCGCAGGTTCCCCTGAGGCCGCGCCTCAATAGGGCTTCGAGATCACTTCGCCGACCGAGGGATCCGAGTCGCTGGGCTTGATCTTCACCTCGGGGTTCGGCACGGCCGCGTCGAAGACCGGCTGTACCGCGACGCCGTAGGCCACCAGAACGCCGTCCTTCCAGGCGCCCGTGACGACCGCAGTCCGCCCTTCCTCGAGCACGCTCAGCGGCACGCCCTGCTCCGTCATCACGCAGTCTTCGCGCAGGGACAGCTCGGCGCCGTCAAGCTTCCAACCGGAGAACGCACCCCGGCGGAGGACACCCTGGGCGAAGGTCATCTCCGGATAGCGGTCGAACCGCCGCGAATCACGTGATCCTTCGGGCATCTCGATGCGTGTGATGGGCGCCTTGCCGGCGCTCCGGTCCTTCTTCCTGAACACGCCGCCCTGGGCCTCGTGTCCCGGCGCGGTCGCCAGGATCAATGCGAGGAGGACGACCGGTGCGATGGTGCGTTTCATGACTCCGCCTTTCGCCTGGCGCGACCAGCGGCCGCGCCCGCCGTCGAATTACTGGACCTGGGCCGGTTCCGGCGCCGTGACGTGATCGTAGTTCTCCTGCCACGAGCGCACGTTCATCCGCTCGATGGGCGCCGCGATGGGCGCGATCGTGATGCTGGCGTCGCTGGACTGCACCACGACGGTGCCCGAAGCCAGGTCCACCACCGGGTGCGATGCCACGCCGCCGCCCAGCTCGGTCTCGCGGTCCGACGGCGATTCCTGGTCCTCGGTCTGGCCGCCGTCGTCGTACTTCATCTGGTACAGGTAGGACGTGCCGCCGGCCACGCAGGTCTCCTCGGCCGGCGCGAACGCGGTGAAGATCACGGTCTTGGCGACGACGACCGCCTGTTCCACCACGCGCAGGCCGTCGGCCGAGCGCAGCGAGTAGTACCACCCGTCGGCGCCGCCCATGTCGTGGACCGTCGAGGTCTGGTTCACCAGGTCGCTCTTGTTCACCGTGGAGCGGTCGTGGCGATCGATCACGCACAGGAAATCGTTCAGGTTCGTCGTGCGCAGGTCATCCGGCGTCAGGTAGGCGCCGGTGCCGACGTAGACATAGACCGTGCCATTGAGACCGTACGCCGTCGTCACGTCAGCCGTGATCTCCTGCGTGCCGTTGTAGAGCTCCGTGTGCGACCAGGAGTCGGGGTCGGCCGAACCATTCGTTTCGAAGCGATGGATCTCGCCCAGCATGTCGGCCACATAGACCAGGTCCGTGCTGTCATCCAGGTCCAGGTCGATCGCCGCGGGGCGGCTGGCCTTGTTCCGTGGCGCCGCGGGGTTCGAGCTCAAGAGGACCGAACCCAGGAGTTCGCCGTCCTCCACCGCGTACCCGTACATCGACGCCGCGCACGTAGTGCTGTCCAGGCCGCTGCTGACCAGGGCCACGGCTTCGCCGCCGATCGAGGTGATCTCGACATCCGAATTGAAGCGCATGCCGTCCGGCAGGCGCGTCTGCCACAGGAACTCGGGGCTCAGCGGACGCGTCACGTCCAGCGCGAAGATGCTGTCGCCGCCCTCGCGCCCGCCCGACAGAAGCACCGTCCTCCAGGTGCCGTTCAGCATCACGTCGCCGACGCTGACGGTCTGGTCCAGCGAATACTTGTGGCAGTAGTTGCTGTCAGCCATGATCTCGAAGGCCGGCAGGGCGAACTCCGGCACGAAGGCCCACTCCTCGCGCCCGCTGGCCGCGTCGAACGCATGCAGCATACCGTCGTTGGCGCCCACATAGACCATGCGCTGACGGGCCTCGTAGGTTTCGTAGAACTCGAGATAGCTCTCCGACATCACGAAGTCCGCCGGCGGTCCCACCACCACGGGCGTGGAGTGGACGATGGGGCCCAGGATCCAGCCGTCGCGGCTGCGGAGCCCGGTTACGACCTCACCGCGGCCCCAGTTGATCAGGTCGGCCGCGACCACGTCATCGGCGGCGCCGAGCGCCGACGCCAGGTTCGAGGCGTTGCCGGCCGTGAAATCGAACTCGTGATCGCTGACCACGGTGAAGATCGACCGGTCGCCCGGCGACCTCGCCGCAAGCAACTGACCAGCCTCCCACAGCGGAGCGTCGCCGTCCGCGTAGGGCAGTTCGTAGCATTCCAGGTAGCCGGTCCAGTCCACGGGCATGAACTTGCCGCGGTACAGCTTGTCGTCGGTGCCGCGCTCGGTCGAAACGACGGCCACGGCCGAACCCGAGGAGATGCGCCGCATGATGTCCTGGAGCGCGAACTCGATGCTCAGGAACAGGTCCACCGCGTTCGTCGCCGAGAAGTACAGGCCATGGCCGTCCGTCGCGGTCTCCGACAGCAGCGCGCCGTCGACGTTGAACCCGATCGTGTAGGTGTTGACCGTCTGCACGCCTTCCATGTCGGTGCGCAGGTCGGTGTTGGCCATGTAGTAGGCGATGTCGTCGATGTAGTCCGTGCAGTCGTACGAGTCCGGGTACGGAGCGCCCAGGGTCGTACAGGTGGTCGGATCATCCGTATCGCCGTCGGCGTTGCGCAGGTAGTTGCTCACGTCGAGGTCCATGGTCGGCAGACCGTCGGTGACCACCAGCACGAAGTTCGTCTGGCACGGACTGGTGATGGGCGCACGGTCATCGGTCCGCTTGAAGTAGTCGAGGATGTCCTCCATGGTCTCACCCAGCGGCGTCCAGGCGTCGGCCCGGATACCCGCGATGCGCGAGGTCAGCGTCGCCGCATCAGCGCCGCAATCGGCCACGATGGTGCCGCCGCTGCCGCCGTTGAAGACGGTCAGTCCGAAATCAAGGCCTGAGGACCGATTGACGATCTGCGTCAGCACGTTCTGCAGGGCCATGATGCGCGTGACGAGCGGAATCGTCGTCCTCTGCGCCACGGTCGCGTGGAAGAACAGCCAGTTCAGGTAGTTGCCGCTATAGTCGGCCGACTCGCCGTTGGCGGAGGTGACCAGGTACACGCTGGGCGTGCTGGGCCAGTACTTGTTGAAGCTTCGCGGCGTCTTGTTGCCCGAGGTACTCACCGAATAGGTCGAGGTGCGGGTGAAGTTGCCGCTCCAGGCCGTACTCGCGTTGTACGCCGTGCTGTAGACGATCTCGTTCATCGATCCCGAGTTGTCCGCCAGGATCATCACCGAGGCGCCGGCCGATCCCTGTTGCACGAACAGCGGAACCTCGCAGGTCTGCGCCGGGGCGAGCGCCGGCAGCAGCATCATGAACGAAGCCAGCAGGAGTACCGCCGGTGCGTTCGGGTGACTGTCGTTCGCCTTCATGATCGCTTCCTTTGCCGGCGCACCGGACTTGTTCATTTCCCCCGGACGATTTCCCTCACTCCGAAACACTCTTCCCTGCGCAGGGACACCGGCCATCGACTACCGGTAGCCCTTCTTGTACAGTCGCGCGACAACGACGGCGACGCCGCTCTGGCCGGAACGACCGGCCTCTCCCAGCGCGGCGATGCGGTAGTCGTAGTCGAAATAGTCATCGCCCCATCCGGGTCGGATCTCCCGACCGTCGAACGCGGCGTCGAAACTGTAGGTCTGGGTTCCTTCGATCGCGGTTTCATCCACGCTGTGGGTTCGCATGGGCGGCGACTCCGAGTTGCGGATGAAGTTGATGCCCGCCTCGCTGCCGGCGTCGGCCGCGAACACCGAGCGCACGTGCAGCGCCTCGGCAACGGTCGTCTTCTTCTCTGACGAGGCCAGCCACGTTGCGCCGACAGCCAGAACGCTCAGCACCAGCACCACCAGCAGGGCGGTGACCATGGCAAAGCCCTCGCGGTCGACGCGCACGGTTCCGGCGCTCCGGCTCTGGGTATCGGTGGTCATCTGGTTCTTCATCACATGCTCCCGGACAGGGCGTGTCAATTGTTGCGCACCACGATGCGCGTGCTGTAGTCCACCGGCTCGTGCTTGTCCGTCTCTCCCGACATCGTCAAGGTGACCGCGCGGATGGCCGAGCGGTCGGTCGCGTTCAGCGGGAACGCTGTCAGCAGGTTGCCGTCTTCGTCGAAGTAGTCGAACGTCACGTTGGCCAGGTCCCGCAGGATCACGACGGGGCCACCGCCGATGTCGCGCGAAAGCGTGCCGGCGCCTGCGTCGAACGCGTAGGTGACGTCCTCGTCCGGAGCGTTGTCGGTCACGTCGGCGTCGCCGTTCAGGTCCATCCGGAAACGAACCTGCGTCGCCGAAGCGGTCGAGAAGCGCTCGAAGCCCGCGTCCTCCGGGTCGCAGCCGGCCGAGCGCACCTCGCGCGTGACCAGCGACATCACCGCGCGCAGACCCTGCTGGTACTGGGCCTTCTGCCGCGTGGCCGTATAGCTGCGCCTGGATTCCGTCAGGAAGCCGAAGACCACAGCGATGACCACGCCGAAGATGACCAGCGAGATCATCAGCTCGACCAGCGTCATGCCGGAGCGTCCACGCACGTGGTGTTCCTTTTCGATGTTCATGCCTTCTCCCTCGTCCGCGCGGCTAGCGCATCGAGACCAGGCCCGAGATTGTCATCGTTTCGATGTCGGCCTTGTTCCGCCACGTCGTCGTCACCGTCACGCGGTCGAGTCCGAAGCCGACGTTGTTGACCTGCGCCACCCAGGTCACCGGTCCTACCTGGCCGTTCTCGCCGACGATGTTCCCGAAGCCGAGCGCCTTGATGCGCTCGAGCTGCGATTGCGCCACCGCGATCGCCTGGGTGTGGTGGTCGGCCTCGGTGACTTCCTGTCGCGCGCGATGCTGGATCAGGGCGATGGGCAGCACGCCCACCGTCAGGATCATCAGGACCATCAGGATCTCGACCAGCGAGAAGCCGTCGCGGGCGACCTTCGCCGCCGGCATCCGGCTCAACTGCCAAAGCTTGCGCAACATGGTTCAGTTCACCTCCACCAGGCCGGTGGGCAGTACCGAGATCTGCCTGGTGCCGGCGTGGTTGGTCAGCGTGAAGACGACAGGATCGGCCATCCCCCAGGGGAAGAAGTCCGCCGTCTGCGCCGTGGCGAGGCCCAGTCCCGCGCCGAAGTTGCTGTCGCGGATCACGACGCCCGACACCGGGTTGGTCAGCGTGTAGCCCGTCTCGGTGGTCGAGAAGCGCAGGATCTGGGAGTTCGAGACCGACAGCGACCGTGCGTATTGCAGGTCGGCGACCATGCGATCCGCCTGCGTGGCCAGCTTGTTCGAAGCCAGGTAGCGGAAGAACGGCGGAGCCGACATGGCCGCCAGCACGCCCACGAGCGAAATGACGAGCATCATCTCGACGAGCGTAAATCCTTGTCGCTGTTCGCGTTTCATATATACGCCCTTCCCTCGCGGGATTCCCGCCGATACCGGAACAACCCACCGTGTGCCCACGGCAGAGGCTTCCCCCGAACCTCTATCGGCCGGATCTTGCGAATCCTCAGCAATTTTCTGCAAGGGGTGTGCCCCGATCCGGGGCCACTGGCGGGCAGGCGGATATCTTTAGTCTTCGATCAGGACGGCGCCCTCACGCGAAACCAGGCGATTCAGTTCGATGGTCGACAGGCGCAGGGTGGCCAGGCACGAATCGCCCTCGAATACCTGCTCCAGGAGCGACTGCGTGCGGTGGAACGAACTGAGGGCCGCCAGTTGCGTGAGCGGCAGGCGCACGGTGCGAATCATCTCGCCGCCCAGGCGCCGCTCGAGGATGGCGTCGCGCACGGCGGCGCCCCCGGCCGGGTCGGTGCCCGAGACGAACAGCGCCTCGGGGTACTGCCGGCGGTAGCGGTTGGCGAACAGCTCGGCGTCGACCAGGTCGATCTTGTTGAAGACCATCAGCGTGGGCTTGTCGAGGGTGTCGGCGGGCTTGCCCTTCGCGTCGCGCGGGGCCAGCTCCTTCAGCACCTTCTCCACCGAGGCGATCTGGTGGTCGGGATCCTCCGCGCCGGCGTCGACCACGTGCACGAGCAGGTCGGCCTCGCGCACCTCCTGCAGCGTGGCCTTGAAGCTCTCGACCAGGTTGTGCGGCAGCTTGCGGATGAAGCCCACCGTGTCGGTCAACAGGAACCGCCGCCGCTCGTCCACGTCGACGCGGCGCGTGGTCGCGTCGAGCGTGGCGAACAGCTGGTTCTTCACGTACACGTCGGCCTGCGTGATGGCGTTCATCAGCGTCGACTTGCCGGCGTTGGTGTAGCCGACCAGCGCCGCCTTGAACACGTCCTCGCGCGAGGCGGTCTGGGTGCGCCGCGTCGACTCGATTTCCTTCAGCTCGGTGCGCAGCTGCGCGATGCGCCGCCCCAGCAGCCGGCGGTCCGTCTCCAGCTGCGTCTCGCCCGGGCCGCGCGTGCCGATGCCGCCGGCCTGCCGCTCCAGGTGCGACCACAGCCGGGTCAGGCGCGGCAGCAGGTATTGCAGCTGCGCCAGCTCGACCTGCAGGCGCGACTGCCGCGTGCTGGCGTGCTTGGCGAAGATGTCGAGGATGAGCTCGGTGCGGTCGAGGATGTTGACCTCGAGGTGCTTCTCGAGGTTGCGCCCCTGCGCCGGCGAAAGGTCGTTGTCGAAGATGACCAGCGTGGCCTCGCGCTCGACCACCATCTCCTTCAGCTCGGCCAGCTTGCCCGAGCCCACGAACGTGGCCGACTCCGGCTTGGGCCGCGTCTGCTCGATGCGCCCCACCACATCGGCGCCGGCCGTGTCGGCCAGCTGCGCCAGCTCGGGCAGGTCGGCCTGGCCGCCCTTGCCGCCCAGCCAGGCGTCCGGCAGGTTGACCCCGACGATGACCGCCCGCTCGCGCGGCCGTTCGGTGCTGAATCCGGCCTGTTCGTCTTGACGTGTTCCCATAGCTGTCCGCGATCCTTCTCAGCCCTCGATCTCGAGGTGCCATTGTTCCCAGTCGGCCAGGTGCTTCTGCAGCGCGGCCTCCACTTCGATGATGCGCCGCCCCGCCTGCGCGCGCTGCTCGCTGCCGGTGTCGGGCGCGGCCATCAGCGCGAAACAGGTCTCTTTTTCCGCCTCGAGCGCCAGGATGGCCTCCTCCGCCTGGGCGATCCACTGCCGGCGGCGTTTCTGCTCATTCTTGCTCAGGCCGCCCTTGCCGGTGTCCGCGTCGGCCATCGGCGCCGCGGCCGCAGTCGCCTTCGCGGTCGCCGTGGCGCCCGCACCCGCGCCCGCCGGCGCCAGCGAAGCGGTCTGCGTGCGCCCCGCGCGGTCCTTCACCCATTCGGCCCAGCCGCCGTCGAACAGCGTCACCACGCCGGTGGGCAGCCCGTCCGCATCGAGCGGCGGGAACACGAGCAGCTTGTGCACCACCTTGTCGAGGAAGCGCCGGTCGTGCGAGACCACGATCAGCGTGCCGTCGTAGTCCCGCAGGGCGGCTTCCAGCGATTCGCGGCTGCGCACATCCAGATGGTTCGTGGGCTCGTCGAGCAGCAGCGTGTTGTGCCCTTCCTTGATCAGGCGCAGCAGGGCCAGCCGCCCGCGCTCACCGCCCGAAAGCTGCCCCACCGGCCGGTCGTACAGGTCCTCGCCGTAGCCGAATGCGGCCAGGAAACTGCGCAGCTCGCCCAGCGTCGCGGCGGGATCCACCGAACCGATCTCGGCGATCACCGTGTTGTGGTCCGAGACGCCCGACAGCTCCTGGTCATAATAGCCAAGGTCGACGTTGTGCCCCACCACCACGCGGCCCTCGTCCGGCACCTGCTTGCCCGACAGCAGCTTGAGCAGCGTCGACTTGCCGCACCCGTTGGGCCCGATGATGCCCAGCCGCTCGCCCTTCGACACGTGCAGGTCGAGCCCCCGCACCAGCATGCGCCCGCCGAAGCCCTTGCCCAGCCCGCGCATCTCGAGCACCGTGCCGCCGCTCTGGCGTTGCGACTTCAGCGCGAAGCGGAACAGCCCCGGCTCGGTCGAGGGTCGCTCGAGCCTCTCTTCGCGGTCCAGCAGCTTGCGCCTGCCCTGGGCCTGCTTCGTGTTCTGGCCTTCCAGGTTGCGCCGGATGTA is a genomic window of bacterium containing:
- a CDS encoding methylated-DNA--[protein]-cysteine S-methyltransferase, encoding MAIIYTTTYKSPLGKLELESDGRSLTRVRLPGEPKLPPHGAGAGADIQFVRDPKPFAAIIAQLDEYFAGTRRRFDLPLAPRGTPFQLKVWRELRKIPYGKTITYAVLAHRAGNDAACRAVGAANGRNPLPIVVPCHRVIGSDGSLTGFGGGIAAKRRLLELEGADLG
- the nhaA gene encoding Na+/H+ antiporter NhaA, with amino-acid sequence MSVPKQDASADGGLLKPLRDFLRLEAAGGMVLMAAAVLAMIIANSPLAPWYNRLLELPFVVKLGDFGVGKPLLLWINDGLMAVFFFLVGMELKREIVEGHLSSLRRASLPAFAAIGGMAAPALIYVAFNRGDPGALRGWAIPTATDIAFALGVLSLLGPRVPTALKAFLLSVAIFDDLGAIIVIALFYTAKLSMTSLLIAAALIVVLFVLHRRGVMRPAAYILVGIPLWVAVLKSGVHATLTGVVVAMFIPLRPKPHASLLRDLEHSLHPWVAFGVLPIFAFANAGVSLAGLSPADALHPVPLGIVSGLFLGKQAGIMALCWLATRLRLATLPDGVNWRQLYGVALLCGIGFTMSLFIASLAFEQGGDAAYLGLERIGILLGTLISGVLGYFVLRATLGRQPVND
- a CDS encoding DUF309 domain-containing protein — protein: MGDTTPARYTSRPLPDYRHVPGRTPHPTRDPAGHSYGRPPAPVPDLNQADWRTCDEYLYGLDLFNAGYWWECHEVLENLWHAAGLGTMAGHALQAVIQCAASHLKVECGQPVGAKRLVEHAAAHAEWGGVLGLGLDLRALVAATRGHIGTDAPPALLILSPDARE
- a CDS encoding TlpA family protein disulfide reductase — translated: MNCQLKRLRSAALCLAVGLAAALAVTPAGASNYVGDVMDDFTLLDVNGVPVSLYDFAGDIIVINFFATWCPGCNEEAQSLEHDIWQAYREDGVTVLSIDLQEQLAVVLPWIASQGVTYRVLMAPNWNVFSRFPYAGGLPYNAIIDRDMVLRYGHVFYERDIIIGMLDELLGRAPVATETTSWGSVQALFR
- a CDS encoding esterase-like activity of phytase family protein, translated to MTSFSLRRAVFGAVMLTGVLLLGCGCSRDGAKPAGKPLAWLDGRVVLPADTFAGEGPVGAALDTTVNGRRLPLAQVPVQGFSSLLRDGEELIALQDNGLGTLANSADSPLRWYRLRPDWVTGAVTVTGTVELSDPDRLLPFPLAGDKRLHEGRRLSGADLDPEAMVAMDDGTFWIADEFGPSLVPVDARGVVLDKPALVPMPVAMRAFARGSPYLRTPDHPDFRALRNDASRRDLANLPRSGGIEGLARSAAGDRLYAVIEKGLLDDPDGTRRLLLEFDPARRNFTDQCWFYRASAANVSLSSLDSDGTGGLLVLERDPGEGRQALIKRVYRVVPGQLDETGYLVKTLVCDLLSIDDERGVTDHERGAIGLGRNFTLPFVTPECVLLLDSSTLLVANDNNYPFSAGRRAGKPDDNEIVRLHLLTPLQTAGAAAVATAPAGSPEAAPQ
- a CDS encoding prepilin-type N-terminal cleavage/methylation domain-containing protein, with protein sequence MNIEKEHHVRGRSGMTLVELMISLVIFGVVIAVVFGFLTESRRSYTATRQKAQYQQGLRAVMSLVTREVRSAGCDPEDAGFERFSTASATQVRFRMDLNGDADVTDNAPDEDVTYAFDAGAGTLSRDIGGGPVVILRDLANVTFDYFDEDGNLLTAFPLNATDRSAIRAVTLTMSGETDKHEPVDYSTRIVVRNN
- a CDS encoding prepilin-type N-terminal cleavage/methylation domain-containing protein, producing the protein MLRKLWQLSRMPAAKVARDGFSLVEILMVLMILTVGVLPIALIQHRARQEVTEADHHTQAIAVAQSQLERIKALGFGNIVGENGQVGPVTWVAQVNNVGFGLDRVTVTTTWRNKADIETMTISGLVSMR
- a CDS encoding GspH/FimT family pseudopilin, producing the protein MKREQRQGFTLVEMMLVISLVGVLAAMSAPPFFRYLASNKLATQADRMVADLQYARSLSVSNSQILRFSTTETGYTLTNPVSGVVIRDSNFGAGLGLATAQTADFFPWGMADPVVFTLTNHAGTRQISVLPTGLVEVN